From the genome of Vitis riparia cultivar Riparia Gloire de Montpellier isolate 1030 chromosome 11, EGFV_Vit.rip_1.0, whole genome shotgun sequence:
aatcaaactaaaatattcattaatttattacttatttcttaaatatttgacttttttttaatgttaaaaataacatattggttttcctttatttttaatacttaataaaaataaaatattaaaaaaatgaataacttaatactttatattattaaacattataatttagtacttaatactattaaatcttatttaattttaagttatatttaaaattaaatataaaaaaatatttgacttaATCAATGTTCTTATCAGTAGTAAATGGAAGGAGAGTTTTTTCCATAGCTTAGCTCACCAAACCTCATCCAACCAGGATATGGTTGTTCCTACTATAAAGCCTTTTTCAAATTCATACACATTGCACCACTATAATAATCTAATAGTCAGTGTTCTTATGTCTTGGAATCCATACATTTATGCATATACAACCTAAGCCATTAGGAAGGACATACAAGAATGTTTTTCTCAACCAAATACCATGAAGATTTATGAGGTATCAAATAGTAGGCAAAAAGCCTTTTTGCCATTGCTTATTGCATCCGTTTTAAATGACATCATATATATAACCATTCTAAGTTGTTGTTTTTTAGAGTTGCAAAGACAATTATAGAGCTATCACAATAGGATCATTCAATGAAATTTTGCGAGGCTTCAATGATGGTTATTATGCCGATCAGAGTTGAATTTTGTTACCATAACCACTTCCAACAATGAGTAAAACTGTTTCATTGTTCTTACAAGAAGAGAGACATGGCTACTTGCTACCTCAACACCTAATTCAAATGAAGGGTTTGCACTAATAGTGCCTGAAGGCAACAATTGccaaaatatgaaatatttagtttataattttttagctCAAGGCAAACTTCGAAAAGGGGACACCCCTAAATGGTAGAACTCCACAAGAAATAGTTATTGATAATCTTTCTTACTCTCATCTTAAAGTCTTTGAATCTTTCCCTTCAAAACATAAATTTGGTGCTTGTTCCAATTCCAATCCTAGATTCATAGGGTATCCTTCTAGGCAAAAGAGATACAAAATTTATGATCTTGAGACAAACCATTTGTACTTGaggtattattttattttatgaacatgCCTATTCTTATTGTGATTCTTGTGTTCAATTGTTTACTCATCTTGCAATGCCACTACCAATTTATGAggttaatgatgatgataatgcaTTGTCTatgatcttagtttttttttacccATTTCACCCTTAATAATCCTGATATGTACAAAATATTCTTAATCAAATTGTTAGTAAGCTTGTACTCGATGCCCattcaaatatttgaatgaCTACATATGCAATACTACCATTACAACAACTTGCCTACTTCCAACGTCTTCTCAAGGTGCAAGCGCATTCCATCATTTGTTTAATGTTATTGCTTAGAATTGTTGGCTTATCTAACAATCGTAAAGTGTTTCTTACGTCTCTTGACTGTAAATTGGAGCCCACAAAATTCTATCAAGTTGTTAAAATTCCATAATGGAGAGGAGTAATGATGATACAAAAAGAGGCTTTTAAGAGGAACAACACTTTGACTATCACTATTTTTATCAAGTTGTTGGCTTCTCTAATAATCGTAAAGTGTTTCTTACGTCTCTTGTCTCTAAACTGGAGCCCACAAATTTCTATCAAGTTATTAAAATTCCATAATGGAGAGAAACAATGATGATACAAATAGAGGCTATTAAGAGGAACAACACTTTGACTATCACTATTTCACCacataacaaataataaattagaCGCAAGTGGTTTTGTAAGATCAAGTGAAATACCATTGagaagtataaaataaatttagtggCTAAAGGATTTACACAAATGAAGGGAATTGATTATAATGGGATCTTTGGTCCCATTTGCCATATTAGCTTTGATTGCAACAATGTTTGTAAGGATCTTATCGAGGAGGTTTACATGTAAATGCCTTTAGGTTCTTGTTGACAATGGGAGAAAGAAAACCATATATTGTCAAACAAATTAATATACATGCACTTAAGAAAGCCAATCATAAATGATCTactaaattgagatttttttttagtctttgtGGAATACACTCCATCAAAGGTGGAGTACACACTCTTTTctaaacaaacaacaaatgacttatttttttttttgttaatttatgttgatgatattttggttGTCCCATCACAATAGAGCTGAGATTGAAGTCTTGAAAAAGAAATgcttaaatatcattttaatgTAAAAGATCTTGGTATGCCAAAGTACTTCCTTAGGGTTGAGGTTGCTCATTCATAAGAGAAAATCCTTCTTTGTCAATGGAAATGTTCTCTTGATGTTCTATATGATATGGAGGTGTTTCACTTCTAAGATATCAATggagaaaaattttaattttagtgctGATGAAAAAGGAGAACTTTAGTCTAATCTATTATTTCGTAAGTCagttgatttatttgtttatcgCTTGACATTCTTTGTATAAATCATCATTCATTCTTGTATAAAGTTATGAAATCAATGACCGAATTATCAGTTTTTTCActtctttatgtttttaataatttttcgagacactttaaaaattttaaaaatcaataattttaatctaaaatttgccaaacagaaaaagaagaacTGTTTTATATTCTAAACAATGAACATAACTTAGGAAGAAGCTCCTTAAATTCCCTTTTAAATTGACACACCCAACAACAATATTTTctgtcttttttaaaaaattacatctTTCGTTGAATATATaaagtaatttgaaaattttgatgaaagTATCATTTTGGTTTTGAATTGAAACCCTGCAACACCGAATTGTAAGGCAGCAATTACCAAATGAcattttttccacaaaaattcGTCATGATTCCTCGCTTTACTTTTGCTGCAAAATATCTGAACTACCCCAGacgatattttaaaatttgtgtaCCAAATTTTCTCGGCGATTTAGTGCGTTTCTGGAAGGCATCTTTTTCTTCAATGGGGATTGAAAGGGACAAATTTAGAGGAGCGTGACTCGGAATTGATTGAATCTAAAGAAAAGTAAGAAAAGTTGAAGCAGAGAAATCATTTTCTCCGTGTGGAAGGTTGGAAACTTAGAAATGGTCTTATATTCCCGTTGGAATCCCCACGGCCACGTTAAGAAATCGCATGGGAAGGCCAGCTTTGGTACTTCTTCTTCACGCGACAGGTACGAGTTGGGCCAATTTCTTCTCGAGGTTCTCTATCGCAGACTCTTCTAAGTTTGAAGTCTTGGGAGGAAGGTTCCGGGGAGTAAAAGTCCGGGCCCTTTAGATTAGTACAATCATACATAGAATGACCCAAAAGCAGAATGACGTGTATTTACGAATGATTTGAGAGCGagaatttaaaatacaattacaAAAACAATGGTAACTAGCTGGAAGTGCATATCTAGATatgacatttttttccttccctgACTTCAGAGAGGAGATCGAATTGTAGGCCTCTCCATCATAAGTTCCCATATCACACCCTACATGGTAATCAACGATTCCAATGAATTAAACAAAGCAAAAGATGCATGACAGTAATATCCAAACTGAAATGAGAGGTGGAGACTTACTGTTGAAATTCGATGTTGATGGCCGTGGCGGTTGAATTGGCAATGATCCCAAACGCCGTCTCCGATAGAACGATGGTGGTGCCATCAGCTGACGGCGTTGAAGGTGCCGAAGGAGCAtaatccacaaccttgatcTGAATAGTCTGGTCAGGAACACAAGTGCCAGGCTGCGTGGCACTGATGCACCTGACCAAATACTGTCTCCCGCAGGAAGCCCCATTGTCCCATATCCCATCGCCCGCCGCTGCAAACAGATTGCTGGATGGGAACTCCGATGCATCATTTCCGTAACATATCGTAGCTACATGGATCGAATACCCAGAAAATCGCAATGAGATCAAGTCATCGAGCTGATGTTTTTGATAAATCAAAGGCTATGTATTATTGAAGGAGGAACTCACGAAGGTACGGGGGATTATACTGAGCTGCTGTGCCAACATCACCTTGACATGAATTGATAAAAAACACTGAGATGAAGAGGAAGTCCAATAAAAATAAGCAGCATCGCAATGTCTCAATAATCCTCATCGTCCTGCaaatatatgagaaaaacaaaagaaacaaaaagcaaatCTCTTATAGTTCATccaaacaaaaagagaaaaaagggaaattgaGGCATGTGGAATGGAAGTCCaagtcaatttcagaattttaaattaattcctCCAATGCTTAATAGAGACGGCTTTGTGGGTCCTGGATTGTTCAAGTTGAATGCCCATACCAAACTCATCTACGCGGAATCAGCTGCACAAAAATCTGCATTCAACTTGGATAGCCCATAGGCTTTCGATgcccatgattttttttttttttttatgatcagGTTGGGATCAAGATTAAACAGTtcaacaaatttcaaataaaattttattgatctGTTCAAACCTCTGCGCCGTCAAGCAAATGGGGCTCAGCTTAGGTGACGAAACTGAAtgatcatttttgttttcaaaaaactatgTTTTAGTAAAGATGATGAATATAGACGTTGCACCAGTCATTGACTTGTAGATTGTACGATTCGGAACCAGATCGAACCAACGTTAACAATTCATTAGATGAGGTCGTGGAGATTAGGTAATCATTGCCTCTAGCATTACATTTCGTTGACTTTTCAACCCAATCATATTTTCCAGCTCAGTCATTGATTCGCTGGACAGAAATTAGATAAGAATTGACTCATTCTCCCTTACATCTCCCTTGTTAGAGTCTTGGTTTTTTATGGGAGTTCGTTGGGAGTTAGCTAGGCCGAAATAAAGGCAAACATAATGAAGTGCattaacaaataagaaatatctTCATAATGTCAGATCactgaaaatgagatttgagtTTGAAAATGGATCTTATCCATAGATAACACCTAGAAGAGGtgaaaagatgtttttttttaaaacaattagagaTAATATCTCTAATTGATCTTCTTTTCCAATTTCATGAACAAACGAGTAAATCTCAAACAATAATGAATATATTAACACTCTCTTAAATAAGTTATTCAAATCACATACAAATGAGACAACACTCTCCAAACATgatatataaaacattttatcaatataaaaactctttttcaCATGTCCAATTAATATATcttattctcaaaaattcaattcaatagACACATGTCCatcaatcaacaaaaattaaaatatatcttattctttcaaaaattcaatagaCACATTTCAGCTTATGCTCCAATTAATTCAATTACCATAACGCAATAACAAATACCATAAATTCATgaaatactaataaaaaaacaagataaaAAGGAGAGACAATgacaccaatttttttattgtgaaaaaccTTCGAAGGGATAAAAACCACGGGTCTCAAGCAATCAAATAAtctactatgaaaaaaaaataaaatttgagtacaaggttttacctaagTCTTTTATCGTCTCTCGGGCCACTTGCTTAGAACTTTCAAGTTTCAGTTACCACCATTCTTTTTTAGGGAAACACTTGGAATCAACTCCAAGCTTTCATTTCGGTCTCTTCTTGAGTTTACACAAGAAGAACATAGTGaatgaaacaaatatttttcacttaaaaactGATTTTCAATTCAAACCTATAAATTTTCTCATAAAGCAAACACTCCCCAATATGGTAAGAGAAACTTGAAGCTTAAAAACCAAGAGTTTTCTCTCTCATAGCAGCCTACACCACATCTGAAAAGAAGGCTTAAGTATTAGGGTTTTGAAACTCATCCAATGGTTAAGATTTGtttggaaaatcatgaaaattcatAGGTGTGATCGAAGTTTGATCAATCGGACAGGATTGAAGAATCTGGGTTCAAGATAAACCGTTACCCTTTAGTTAGATCGATCAGAAATTgatcaaaatgttttaaatacaATGTTTTACACTTTTaagtttcaatttcattttccaatacaatgataaaaatttaaagtacGAGTGATCACTATTTGCCATCATCCATCATCTCAAATGCACTTACCAACTTCTCTAATCATCTTCAAACATGAACAATTTGGAAAAGGCAAGTGTCCATGGGAGGATTTGAGGAGTATGAGCTAAGAGATGCAATGAGAATTTGACCCTGAATTGTCAATACATACAATATGCTTATAGAGTTAATTTGTGATAGAGAAAAAAGTTCTATGAACTCTTCTCAGTTTTatagacacattttaaagtcgtAAAAACTCCTTGGGCTCAGACAGTGGTGGAGCCATAAATTTTGGCGAGAAGGGGCAACATAAAATATTggttaattataataaatatagataaatttCATAAGTAGGTCATTGACTTCCTTCTATACAATAAAATAAACGgtatcatttaataaaataagtaattattGACATtaactataaaagaaaagaagattttataatttatcaacttaaatcacaaaaaaaaaactaaatagttttagattttaataaaattttgcaaaattattcaaataataatttcaaaaaaaggtcctaaaatataataagaaatatgactaaaatacttttaataatttttagaaatattttgctacaaaattttttagaaaaattcaataatctccctaataatttttctttgattctttttaaaaataattaaatattaattatttgatagtaataaagtttttatttaaaagttatctAGGATATAAATGTAATGTTATCATTAAAAGTTAGATAACTAGTTACAAATCAATAAATGTTTGGTTAAATCTAAAAAACTAAACAATTACAAGAATCTCAAAATTGAACCAAAATTAACCCaccaataaaaaaagatatttgataaaatatcaaataattatgtaattatTCATAAATTAGTAAATATTTCACTAAACCTAAAagtccaaaaattttaaaaatctcaaaaaaaaaaaaaaaaaatctaactaatcactaaaaaatatttaataaaatatcaattacaaaattattggataaatttaattttattcattaacaaaaattaaaaatgaaaacaaacaaacattttattaatctatttaatatccATATAtcatacttatatttttttattttacatttttacatTTTAGGCAATAAGCTTACAATTTTGCATCTTTAACTTTccaaaattctttaaaaataaaataattaaaaaataaaataaaatcgagGGGACATGTGTTCCCTTATGTTGGCTCTGTCCTAGACGCAAAGTGAGCAATATCTCTATAATTTGGTGTAGAtcattacaaatgatatcataATTAATCTATGACCCGATATATAGTGATTTGCTTGATTTGGGAGGAATGTCTATCTATGTTGTATTTGTACGGGGGCTGTTCTTAAccttaaatcatatttttgaaCCCCATGTgccaaaatattcatttcttcACGGTATGTAATGCATGTTGGAAGAAGGATACTGTTTAAGTGAATAATTATCAGATCAAATTGAGGAAGTATATATGAAGAACATATCACTTTTTTTCAGTTCTGagaaaaaactcatgaaaaataTTCCAAGAAGattataacatataaaaattaagaaaaacccACTAATAGGATAACAgagacattaaaaaaaagggggggaaagATATATCAAGATATtgtgaatttttaaaacttggaGAAGCGTTAGCTTCCATGGAGTAGGAGATGGATGATTTGGGGGATTGACTTATAACATCCATATGGATAATGAACTCTTCTTGGTGACTCAGCTTTGAGCCTGCAGACTCTTACTATATGCCCTCTTTGACTCGAGGATAAATCCTCTTCCTCCACTCCTGAGTCTTATAAACAACCTAGGAACGTGATCCGATTCGGAATGGCTGACAATGACTATGATATGCGCTGAGACTTGCAGAAAAGTTTTGAGTTTGAAAACAGTACCTTTGAGGGGAGTTTTTGCGGAGTGGCTTTGTCAAAGTTGAGCTTCAGTTTTTGGCCACCGCAATGCTTACACTAGCTCAGAGCTTCCCAATGAAATGATCAGCTGTATATTCGCGGTATGCTATCTCAACAGTATATGGCCACAGCTGGCCTCAAGGTGCTAATCCAATATCTGGTCCACACAAATTTGATCCCTACTTAAAAAGGATGGCAATTTTCTTGCAATAGAAACCTCTCTCAATACTTAGCTTACAAATGAAATAAGGGCCCTTTTTTTCTTCGCTTTCACCATACTCCTTAATTAATACAGTTTTGAAAGATAGTTCCTAATTATATTaagaaacaaattttattcgggaattcaaatataaaaaatatttttttcaaaaactatgaactaagaaaactattttcaaggTATAGTTTTCAAGAAGGATTTGAATAAGATTTACCTCAGAAATATAGATACGTACACGGATGTTCAATTTAATTATCTACAAAAATTTGTTGGACGGATTCCTTTATCAGTACTTGGGGAAGCTTCCCCCTAACATAAGTTCCAAGAAGCCAAATATTGATGGCTATTAGGAAAAATACAAGGAATGACCATACTTCAAACTAAAGCAaatccattttcttcttcagcTTCCCCGATAAATAATCTTGGAGCACGTAATGATTTTGGAACATCAAGTAATTAAGAAGCTTGTGGTGAGACGAAAATGAGCAACTTCAATTTAATCATAACTAAATTTCTTCTTATTCACTGGTGTGTCGGTCCAAATGTTTTAACCTTTGGCATGCAATTCACTTGGGTATGCAGCTAATTGTACGTTAATTTAAACCATGGATCTTTTATATGAatgcttttttatttctatatatttgacTGATAAAGGCAGGCTGCCCGCAGAGAGCAGAGTAGTCAAGTGTGAAGGCTTTGAACCGAAGAACAACACTTTTAGAGTCAAGTATGGCTGCCAACCATAAAGATGATAGAAATGTTCATGCATGGGACACTCGACACAACCATGTGCAAAAGGCGGGGACCTACTTGGCTTTGACACTTGAAGTCTTCTTATAAGACAAATGACAATTGTCATATgatgtgatatctcacatcagaTAAGGGGAAAGTTTCTAGcgttatataagtatggactccttGTAACCttgtaaacatgttttaaaaccgtgaggacctctttgggtccaaagcggataatatctacacaattgGGAATGGGTCGtcacaaatggtattagagtcgaTCATCGACCTCGGTGTGGGGTTTGTTTGACCCCATAAgagtgtttgtctgtttggccccataATCCCGTGAGACATAATAAAAACGTTGTATTTGCATAGGAGGTGTTTGTGACATCTTACATCGGATAGGGGGGAAAATTTCTGACGTTATATAAATATGGACTCATCGTAACCttgtagatgcgttttaaagctGTGAGAGCCTTTTTGGGTAcaaagcgaacaatatctacatgattgggaGCGCACCATTGAAAGCAGGTTGTCACATatgatatgataatttttaatttgataaattaattttggggGAATTATGTGAGCATGCAGAATTCAAAGACCATAGggtaaaataattctcatttcatatactaaaataataactTTATGCATGTTCCAAGACTACCTTCCAATCGGTTGAAGGTGGACTccctctaattttattttatttatttttatttttttgccttagtttatttatttattttttctcactTGAACAACCCAATTTTTGGCCCACCctcaatctttttcttttttttttttttcctttttcccttatCACTCTTCCATTCCCACCTTCTcaccaaattaaattaagttttttttattacaataaatgaattactttttttttcttttttaattctttgattttaattaattttgtagaattttcctatttttgaaaatataattaattaaacaagcaaactttatctttttatttttttattttatttattaaatttttattttaacatcatgAGTAATTaatgcattaaaataaattagtttttaacataaaaatatactcacctatatgattaataatctaataaataataTGCCAACTTGCCTCTTAAGTGACACTTGTGTAGGATTCAATCAATGTACGTACCTGTCACTTTGCCTTGTATAAGTGGCAACTCACTTTCGGCTCGTTGAAgggtaattttgaaaatatgtataaaattattattttattacatgaaatgaatatcattttctaaaacatgCACTCCCCATGAAAGTGACTTTTTTAGCTTCCGAATTCATCTATATTTTATACATagtacatgtttatataattccCCCAATAACTTCTGTAAtcgagttttctttttttcttttttgttacttcatAATATAAccgtctttctttcttattatcATCCGTAAAACAATGctctagaaaatataaattttcaattttagattttgcattttacttttttcttaataaaaaaactaaggatAAATTAAATCCACCTTGTCATGTATGACAAATATACCTAcatccttctcattttctaaaattacattgatttcttttataAGTGATTATACAATGGCatataatatctaaaattaTCTCTcttaaagtttgaaaatataaaagtgCAAAATGTTGCATTTTAATATAAAGTTATGTATGATACATGAGAACGAAGAGTTAGAATATTGTTCCCTTTTATATTTCTCctcaaataagaataaatttggtaattctaatttttttgtatttgaatctACCAGTGTAAGGTTGGAATAATTATGTATTTTCGTTTCAAAAGTTAGGTAAATGAGAATAAGGAGGATTTTTTTTCCTGCTAAATAATAAGACCTATTTGgtcatgtaatttaaaaataatattatgtttttaaaaataaaaaattgttttttgaattttataaaattatttggttgttattttctatttttttttaaataaagtgaaatagaattcatgttttagagaataaatagAAGTTGCTTTTACCAATTGGAATTTTATCTAAATCATAAAAAGTCATACACCTTTTAGAATTTgcaattttattatgtttgatataattctaatttttaagaataatttggaattcaaaaaattgattaattaattgtaaactaaataaaaaatttaagaatctTCTATGGCTATGTTCAGTTGGCAGACTAGATAAAATAGATTAATATGCATATTCATATATATCGTAATATGTATATTCCAATATATCATATCCCATTAAATAGAAAATGCATATCTTAGgatatgattttcaattatatatgatattatttgatatcCTAAGATAATATATCTTATGAAATATGCTaagttattataatattataattcattttttattaaaaaaatatttatttttagtttatttataattataaaattattttcatttttaataaaacttgaattaaatttagttaaTATTACATagattgaatttataattttttttttacaaaatcaaaatagaaaaattattttttaaaacaatttatccatgcaagtttttggttttttttttcttttttaaaaacaacttgttGAACaccattatttttataaaatacaaaaaaaaaaaaaaaaaaccttaaaaacaaagtttaaaaataaatatgtgaaaTAGATCCTAAgactaagaaaaatataatatttattcaataaataaaaattaattataaaaattcatataaacctaataaaaacaaaagggtAAACTATTaattttcacatattttatatcatttgttGTTCAAAGGAATCAAAATATCCCATGTAAAGATTAATTGAAATCTCACTTATGAATAGAATTTCATTAccattgaaatatatatttttttccattccctTCGTCCAAATATGAGAATAgatgataaaataaatgaaatattaattctCACTCTTCATTCTCATATACCAAACATgatttaaactaaataaaaaaatgcaaatatatacatatatatatatatatatatatatatatatatgaaactaGTGATAGAATATCGAAAATCCCTAATCTCGATTAAGCTAATGAAATGAAAACcctaaatttaattgaaaatacccCTTTTGTATTTTTCCAATCTTTTCCCCAGATTCACTAAACCCATAATTGGATTGTTGAATCTAAATCCTATATTTAGTTGTGTCCCCAATCCCACAAATGAAACCGTGGATAAGTGAAGCATATGATTTCAAAGGAAGCCAAATGGAAAATAATACACCAAATCATAAAAATCCATGCTCCCAATTCACTGTAGAAGTCTATCTAATGTGAAAAACTCTGGTTTTCACAAGGTAAGAAGATCGATTTTACCATGATTTTCCTACTTGGTCATGATCAATCCAGACTTTACTCACTACACTAACAAATTTTTAGGAATGAAATTTACAAATCAACATTGCAAATATACaaagagaatttgaaaaccTTAAGAAAAGTACCACAAGAAAAAAGGCTTCTTGTTTGCATATCCACCATGATAGAAAAGGAAATGTAGATTTTgtgatcaaaattaaaatagggTAATTTagcttaaaaattaatatataataactaGTTAATTAGATTTGTATTTACTTTAGcagtattttttaataaaggtCTAATGTCAAATTGAATCTACTAACTAGGAGAAAGTTTgtcattaatattaattttggaTGGCAGAGGAGGCCTAAAGTGATTAATAAGGGCGAAACAACTCATCTCAGATCTTGCCACCTTAGTTGAGTGAAAATAGAGTAAATAGTTCAACCAAAATAAATTAGTTATTAAAAAACTAATGTACTAATATCATATCATGATGATGTTATGTCTATAAGAATATCATAACTATGATTGTTGCATTGTTATCACCATTGCTTTTTGAAGACATTCTACCatgatattaataatttgtataaagcTTATTTCTATGACCCTTAGGAGTCAATCTATTTTATTAGCCAATGGTGCGAGTGAAAAAGAGAAGtcttaattccatttttttcttacttttttttttttatggttcaATCTCTATATAGTTTATGCTTAATGTGCATTATCCCTAGTGtaaaaccaaggtttggttaatcttgattttgatgataacaaaacaaggtttataactaatgattatattttaagtgtgattaggcaagatgatttccaaagtgacaatcacaaagacaaatcaagccaatgagaaatcatgaagaagaagaccacctaaaaaaaaagtgtttttcaagacccaagcttcataagatctctttataaggttgttggtgcactaggattttcatgcattatattctttacttatgcaccaaaatcatccaagagttattttgttttaaatatttaaaaattggatgatttcatgttttcaactaaaaccttgtgttaaatgtttttcaaacttgt
Proteins encoded in this window:
- the LOC117924513 gene encoding EG45-like domain containing protein; amino-acid sequence: MRIIETLRCCLFLLDFLFISVFFINSCQGDVGTAAQYNPPYLPTICYGNDASEFPSSNLFAAAGDGIWDNGASCGRQYLVRCISATQPGTCVPDQTIQIKVVDYAPSAPSTPSADGTTIVLSETAFGIIANSTATAINIEFQQV